In Lodderomyces elongisporus chromosome 1, complete sequence, the DNA window GAATGACTTTCAAAATAGTATTGCTTCACAAGAGGAGAGCATACCTACTACTGCTGAGTTGATTACCCTTCCGCCATCTTTGGACGAGTTACTAAGTGACAATGTGCTGTTGGtaggtaaaagaaaagcaggAGAAAGTGATGCTcacaatgatgataatagtAGTCATACTGATGAGATACCGACTAGTCGAAAGCGACAAAAGGGACTttcagaaagaaaaatgtaCCTCTTGGAGCCTTATGAAGATTGGAAACCTACACCTTTCGGAATCTGTCCTTGACCGTCTTGAGAAACGAGATGGTCTTTCTCTTCCATTCTTCCATTCTTCCATTCTTCCATTCTTCCATTCTTCCATTCTTCCATTCttccattctttctttctttctttcattcctttttttttctttcttttcaaatagAAGTTTTTGGTATTGAAGATAGTCTAATGAATTAAGTAGACCCAATAATCGAGGAAATGAGAAAATATACGTTTTTGTGTAGCATTTGTGTAACATTTCTTTATCTCTACTTATCtgtgtttttatttttatttttatttttatttaatttaatttttttttggctctattcttttatctttctctctctctctctctctcattttctttaaatatTCACATAACACAGTCATTTTGTAGTGCGCCATTACATAATATTGTGGTTGATGCTGGTGGTATTATAGGTGATTGTGGTTGCCACTTTTGATATTGATCTCATTATTGTTTAATAGCAACCACAAATTTTCTGTCCCATCAAACATCACTATACTGTTGATCTGGGAAGCTGCATATTATCACCTTACTTTCTGATCAAAGAGATAGGAGCAAATTATATACTGTGTTCCTTTCGATTAATTTACATTTCCGTTACCCAGTAATACCGGTTACAAACCAAGGATAAGCATCATTATTGAAACCATCACAACACATCCACACAACACCATTACAGGTACATAAATCActtctactactactactagtactactactactagtaCTACAGTTGCCATATACATCGTAACTCACATGTTCACTCAATGAGCCCTCAATGGATACCTCAGAATATTCAAAAGAGACTTCTACTATACGTCCTTAAACAACTCTCTCTATTTTCTGAAGTTGATCTACCGAACCTTGAAGAAGTCTCTCTCAATAACATTACATTGAAAGATGTTACATTGGACCCCGAAAAAGTTGGTAAGCTTCCAGGCTGCAACTTTAGACACGGCAAGTTGGGGAGCATGGAAATGACCACGATATCGGGGATAAGTGGAGTTAAGATTGATGTAAAGAACGCTGAAGTGGTGGTATCACCCGATTTCGACGAACCGAATTTTGGAAGTCTGTCGCAGTTTCTGTTGGCTAGAAGTACAGCAAACTTGGCAGAAACGATTATGTTTGATTTGGTTGGAGAAGAGGCAAAAGacgaaagaaaagaagactCGTGTGCTTTGGATAGTGATAGTGATGAGGACGATGCGAATTACGCTGTTTTCCGAAATGACgtgaacaacaacattggAAAAAGTCGTAGAACGTCAACTAGTACAAGAAGGCGAAGTTCAACCGTTTCTAATAAATCTGCGCTAGGTGGAGTTATGCAAAAGGCCGTGGAAATGGCACTCCTGAGATTACAGGTTTACATCACCAACTTGTCTATCAAACTTATCACGGAGCTGACAGACTTGCTAATTCAAGTTGACGAAGTTTCTGTTAATACTGTCAATGGATTGAGGACTATTGGTATACGAGGCGTAAAAGTGGTGACATTAAGACCAATTATAAATCCCGGCAAACACGATGCTGGAAATAATAATTCGACTAATGAAGTGAACCATAACACCAAGCctgaaaaatttaaacCGGAGAACTCTGATtcagaaaatgaagaaatcgaaaatgaagaaatcgaaaatgaagaaaacgAAGGGGTGGATTATGGCGAGGAATCGTTAATGGACAGCATGGTGTTCACACACGAAGAGGCAAGTTCAATTTACATGAGTGCCACGGCACATTCGTTGCCCAAACCCCTGAATGCGGAAGGTAATATAGACAATAAACTAAAtgacaaaacaacaaagggCAATACTCCGATTTTACTCTACTTAAACGAGTGCGAAGTGTCTTTTGAAGGCTTGCAAACTATTCTGAATTTGGAGATTGAAGTGGATAAAGTAAACATTGCGGCATCCCCTGGAGCAGCAACATTAATATCAATATTCAATGGATTTAccaaaactttacaaatcAAACGGcgccaaaaaagaatgattACTTCTAAACGAAATAGCAGAGGCCGTGACAGGTTCCCACAATATACGAATGAGGATGACACCATTGGTTCGATGAGCAACGCATCAGATGGCTCAGACgaaggaaacaaaagaggTACAACAATGAatgtagaagaagaagaagaagaagaggagaaggagaaggaggagggggAGGAGGGGGAGAATCTggaaggagaaagaggaCTAAATGACGAAATTGATGATGGAGCAGACTCTATCTTTAGCAAGATGGCCATGAGGAATATCAATATTAGCCTCGACTCTGCAATTGAAGCCACCGGTGAATTTGCATCGGCGACTGACAATGTAGTTATTGAACTATACAATATAAACATCAAGCATAGAGATGAACTTCTTCTCTACGGCGGAATCGAAAGTATCATCATTAACCATTTTAAAGAGAAACACATTCCTCCATCATCGATCTTTTACTTTGAAAATTCGAAAAACATTGACCGTTCTGATAGGTCGGCTTCACCGCAAAGTGTGCTGTCAACAACTTCCACAAATAGTCTGTACTCCAAAGCTGATTTGAGATTTGAATGTTTTCAACTGTCAGATGACAATGCGAAATTGGAAGTTACCTGCCTACTTGGTAAGCCATCCCAAGTAAATTTAAACTTGACAAATATTATTGCATTTGCTTCATTTTCCAGTAAATGCCAGGATGCTGTTTTGGCCATCAAACAATTCATTGCATCCTATGAAATTTTAAATACACCACGAGTAAACATGAAGCCGACATCAACTAAACCCACACAAAAGAAGCGCATTATTCTCCAAACAGGGTCTACACTGATGAGCGTTGCAGTAAAGAatgatttgaaaattggACTCCACATCTTGCCTGCAAAATACGATTCCGAGATTGAAGAATTTTCCGTGCCTGCAATCCACATAACTTCAAGTATTGAAAACAAGATGGTTGAGAATATCATCAGTATATCAAATGTTAATTTCTTGCTCAAGTCGCAATCATTTACAGcatttttgcaaccaccGAATGAAAATTTCAGCCCGTCGTATGTCTTACCACTAGTACGTCATATGATTAGCTCAATGTCGTTAAAAATCCTGGAAATAACATGTCTGATTTCACCAAAAACACTAAAAAAGATCTACAAATGTTTACAAGATTTTACATTGgaaatttcaaaatctttGGAAAGCAACGAAACCCAATCAACAAATATGAGCACTAATTCACGTACTACAAATTTTCTGCATTCTAGGGGACTAGAAAGGTCGAGCTTAATGACATCCTCAGTTCGCAATTTAAGAAGAAGTGGTCGAGGTAATTTAGGGGGGTTTGGCGGTCGCTCTGGATTAGGATATGGAACCAGCGGTGGAAACAACTTCAGGTCGGGACTAACGAATCGGAAAGCTTTTAACCATAGTCATGGCTATTTACATGGATATCCAAACCGTCATCCTCATGGTCATGCAACTACTCAAAGCAAAACCAACAGTGTCCTTTTCAACTTGAATTTGAGGAAATTGTCTATCACTTTGAAAGATATCGTATCCGACTTTGGAACAGCTCATGTTGAACTAAGTGATGTTgcaattttcaaaacacaGGAAGAATGGGCTGGATCcattttgaatttggatGTGTTTAGGCGACTGCAACAGCCATTTGTAAATGAGAGCATACTTGCACATTATCGCAAGGAACCATTGGCCCCTAATACCTTGCCGCTCATACTAATGAAATTAAATTTGAGTGACAAGTCATCCACACTTGAGATGACTTGTAGGGAGTTTCTATTGGAATATCGTACTCATTGGttatctttctttggtAAGGACGAGTCTATTATCGAAGTAGTCGAAGAAGAGTTTGTTGATGTATCTCTACCGCTGCCAACactgcaaaaacaaaagtttgCTGTCAAACCAGATAAAAATAAGAGATTTGATATTCGATGTTCACTTTACGGGTGCATGGTGGGCCTAACACCAGGAAGATTATCGTGTAAAAGCTTTGTGACCATTGGATCTGGCGAAGTGAGTTTAGTGTTTACTGCTAGTCAGTTTTATATTAAAAGTTCAGTAAGAGATTTACACGTTTTATTAATTGATGATGTCAAAAATGCATCTAACAGTGAGGATAGCAAAGCCAGTGACGCTAATCACAGTGGAGGCTACGTTGATCTCGAGACTGCTCATGTTGACTATATAATAAATCAAGGCTACATTACTGCGGGATATGTCAATATTGCTCATGTGGGTTTCACCTTCAATACAAATGTCGAAGAAATTAAACAGAGGAACAAAAATTTGGGTATTCGTGACCATTTATCAATAATTGACTTTAAGTTGAATGTCGACGACATCCAGCTCAACTTTTGTGCCGATTCTTTCAACACTTTTACTCAATTGCTTAGTGATCTTAAACTACCTTATGAATTTTTGGAGAAAGATAAAATTAAAGTTCTGCTCGATCAAGAACTTGACATAACGGAAAATGTTACTAAAAACATGTATCATGACGAGGCTGTAGAAGAAGGTTTTATTGATTTGGACAATCACAAGGATGCAGAAAGTGACAATTTTGGAAACTTGGCAGCTGGAAGTGCCAGTGGGTTGAACTTCCAAGAGGAATATTTCAGTGCATCTTACACTAATAtggaagatgaaaaagcTGATCCTTTAACTGTGAGTGTCAACTTAACGAAAATGCTGCTATATTTGTATGATGGGTATGATTGGAAGGATACTAGGAAAGCAATTCGAAAAGTTGTGaaagatattgaaaaagaacaacaaggaAAACCCCACGAATCAAAGGCTTTGACTAAAGCTAATACACACACTGGTACACAAACAAATGCACAAGCCAATGCAAATATGGCTGTTAATAGTCGCAACAACGATTCACCTAATTCTCTGTATAGTGATTACAATGAAGGGCATAATAGCAATAATGGTTTGGACTTGCTAGAACAGACAATATTCCAATCTATCCACGTGAGTGCTCCAAGGCTAGCAGAGGATGGTATGGTTGATTTGACGCATAGTATCAATTTGGGTATGCA includes these proteins:
- the ATG2 gene encoding autophagy- protein 2 (BUSCO:EOG092602MO), with the translated sequence MSPQWIPQNIQKRLLLYVLKQLSLFSEVDLPNLEEVSLNNITLKDVTLDPEKVGKLPGCNFRHGKLGSMEMTTISGISGVKIDVKNAEVVVSPDFDEPNFGSSSQFSLARSTANLAETIMFDLVGEEAKDERKEDSCALDSDSDEDDANYAVFRNDVNNNIGKSRRTSTSTRRRSSTVSNKSALGGVMQKAVEMALSRLQVYITNLSIKLITESTDLLIQVDEVSVNTVNGLRTIGIRGVKVVTLRPIINPGKHDAGNNNSTNEVNHNTKPEKFKPENSDSENEEIENEEIENEENEGVDYGEESLMDSMVFTHEEASSIYMSATAHSLPKPSNAEGNIDNKLNDKTTKGNTPILLYLNECEVSFEGLQTISNLEIEVDKVNIAASPGAATLISIFNGFTKTLQIKRRQKRMITSKRNSRGRDRFPQYTNEDDTIGSMSNASDGSDEGNKRGTTMNVEEEEEEEEKEKEEGEEGENSEGERGLNDEIDDGADSIFSKMAMRNINISLDSAIEATGEFASATDNVVIELYNINIKHRDELLLYGGIESIIINHFKEKHIPPSSIFYFENSKNIDRSDRSASPQSVSSTTSTNSSYSKADLRFECFQSSDDNAKLEVTCLLGKPSQVNLNLTNIIAFASFSSKCQDAVLAIKQFIASYEILNTPRVNMKPTSTKPTQKKRIILQTGSTSMSVAVKNDLKIGLHILPAKYDSEIEEFSVPAIHITSSIENKMVENIISISNVNFLLKSQSFTAFLQPPNENFSPSYVLPLVRHMISSMSLKISEITCSISPKTLKKIYKCLQDFTLEISKSLESNETQSTNMSTNSRTTNFSHSRGLERSSLMTSSVRNLRRSGRGNLGGFGGRSGLGYGTSGGNNFRSGLTNRKAFNHSHGYLHGYPNRHPHGHATTQSKTNSVLFNLNLRKLSITLKDIVSDFGTAHVELSDVAIFKTQEEWAGSILNLDVFRRSQQPFVNESILAHYRKEPLAPNTLPLILMKLNLSDKSSTLEMTCREFLLEYRTHWLSFFGKDESIIEVVEEEFVDVSLPSPTSQKQKFAVKPDKNKRFDIRCSLYGCMVGLTPGRLSCKSFVTIGSGEVSLVFTASQFYIKSSVRDLHVLLIDDVKNASNSEDSKASDANHSGGYVDLETAHVDYIINQGYITAGYVNIAHVGFTFNTNVEEIKQRNKNLGIRDHLSIIDFKLNVDDIQLNFCADSFNTFTQLLSDLKLPYEFLEKDKIKVSLDQELDITENVTKNMYHDEAVEEGFIDLDNHKDAESDNFGNLAAGSASGLNFQEEYFSASYTNMEDEKADPLTVSVNLTKMSLYLYDGYDWKDTRKAIRKVVKDIEKEQQGKPHESKALTKANTHTGTQTNAQANANMAVNSRNNDSPNSSYSDYNEGHNSNNGLDLLEQTIFQSIHVSAPRLAEDGMVDLTHSINLGMQNDTNGQMDDDEELKIKANIRQGKNYKNLKLRRSNDYKVAIDLMSIDLRIVVYSTRDPRRDETDPNMKFETLSMLDISVGTVDVLDNVPSSTWNKFLSYMNSLGEREIGTSMLKMNIVNERPQPSLVAAEAIAKVSILPLRLHIDQDTLDFLTRFFDFKDSRFELPPDEILYVQKLEIDPIKLKVDYKPKKVDYNGLRSGKSGEFANFFVLDAASLTLPKAQLYGLSGMSEIGRGLGTAWAPVFKSNQVLGIISGVSSLRSIVNVGSGFRNLYVVSKKEYQKDGRVWRSLQKGTKSFAKTTGYELVNLGVKLASGTQVLLEQGEELFGGEGSSVRNAKPLRRRSDSSDDGSLIGNLLPTPSDNLMVSSELMSKAASKYAEKYKFSRVGSGAEERVRAKDTSGSKSKSGNVATGGDRLYSHIDFDDGYESISSINKELNQGQSIFFLAPSDANDRNQINGLFEDAGDDTNDEDEDAEAFEVYAFGSGRNKKGSAVAESADNDDDDEEEEEGVEGAIEEEDEEVEVEELRQKMISLYSNQPETMQQGFKSAYKSLGTNFKVTQKQLKKLKRDLEGKETVQDTLLTVLKSSPIILIRPVIGTTEAIAKTLMGIGNVIDSKHIVENKDKYRSESKE